The following proteins are co-located in the Lagenorhynchus albirostris chromosome 2, mLagAlb1.1, whole genome shotgun sequence genome:
- the KCNJ10 gene encoding ATP-sensitive inward rectifier potassium channel 10 — protein MTSVAKVYYSQTTQTESRPLMGPGIRRRRVLTKDGRSNVRMEHIADKRFLYLKDLWTTFIDMQWRYKLLLFSATFAGTWFLFGVVWYLVAVAHGDLLELGPPANHTPCVVQVHTLTGAFLFSLESQTTIGYGFRYISEECPLAIVLLIAQLVLTTILEIFITGTFLAKIARPKKRAETIRFSQHAVVAAHNGKPCLMIRVANMRKSLLIGCQVTGKLLQTHQTKEGENIRLNQVNVTFQVDTASDSPFLILPLTFYHVVDETSPLKDLPLRSGEGDFELVLILSGTVESTSATCQVRTSYLPEEILWGYEFTPAISLSASGKYIADFSLFDQVVKVASPSGLRDTSVRYRDPEKLKLEESLREQDEKEGSAISVRISNV, from the coding sequence ATGACGTCGGTTGCCAAGGTGTATTACAGCCAAACCACTCAGACAGAAAGCCGGCCCCTAATGGGCCCAGGGATACGACGGAGGAGAGTCCTGACAAAAGACGGCCGCAGCAATGTGAGAATGGAGCACATTGCTGACAAGCGCTTCCTCTACCTCAAGGACCTGTGGACAACCTTCATTGACATGCAGTGGCGCTACAAGCTTCTGCTTTTCTCTGCAACCTTTGCAGGCACCTGGTTCCTCTTTGGTGTGGTGTGGTATCTGGTAGCTGTAGCCCACGGGGACCTGCTGGAGCTGGGACCCCCAGCCAACCATACCCCCTGTGTGGTACAGGTGCACACGCTCACCGGggccttcctcttctcccttgaGTCCCAGACCACCATTGGCTATGGCTTCCGCTACATCAGTGAGGAGTGCCCACTGGCCATCGTGCTTCTTATTGCCCAGCTGGTGCTCACCACCATCCTGGAAATCTTCATCACGGGTACCTTCCTGGCAAAGATTGCCCGGCCCAAGAAGCGGGCGGAGACCATCCGTTTCAGCCAGCATGCGGTTGTAGCTGCACACAATGGAAAGCCCTGTCTTATGATCCGAGTCGCCAACATGCGTAAGAGCCTCCTCATTGGCTGCCAGGTGACAGGCAAACTGCTTCAGACCCACCAGACAAAGGAGGGTGAGAACATCCGGCTCAACCAGGTCAATGTGACTTTCCAAGTGGACACGGCTTCTGACAGCCCCTTCCTCATCCTGCCCCTTACCTTCTACCATGTGGTGGATGAGACCAGTCCCTTGAAAGACCTGCCCCTCCGCAGTGGGGAGGGTGACTTCGAGCTGGTGCTGATCCTAAGTGGGACAGTGGAATCCACCAGCGCCACCTGCCAGGTGCGCACTTCCTATCTGCCGGAGGAGATCCTTTGGGGCTACGAGTTCACACCCGCCATCTCGCTGTCAGCCAGTGGCAAATACATAGCAGACTTTAGCCTTTTTGACCAAGTTGTGAAAGTAGCCTCTCCGAGTGGCCTCCGTGACACCAGTGTACGCTACAGAGACCCTGAAAAGCTCAAGTTGGAGGAGTCATTAAGGGAGCAGGATGAGAAGGAGGGCAGTGCCATTAGTGTGCGCATCAGCAATGTCTGA